GACGTTCTGAAGTTCGGTTCTGAAAAACTTGTCAATCAATTATTATATATTTTCCCGGAACTGCAGGAAAGCGCATCTCTGGCATGCCAACTCCTAGAATAGAGATAGATCTCGGGAAGATAGCCCATAATGCAAAAACCCTGAAGGATCTGTATGGTTCAAAAGGCATCGATATAACAGGCGTCACAAAAGTTGTGTGCGGTAACCCTGATATTGCTGATGTTTTGTTAAAAAGCGGCATTACTATGCTCGCTGATTCACGACTATCCAATATTATCAAAATGCGTGATGTAGGAATTGATGCACAATTCCTTCTTCTCAGAACACCTTTCCTCAGTCAGGCTGAAACAGTTGTAAAGTATGCTGATATTAGTCTGAATTCTGAAATTTCAGTGATTCAAAAGTTGTCACATTTTGCGGTAAAACATGATGCCACGCATCAAATTATTTTAATGGTGGAGCTTGGCGATTTAAGGGAAGGTCTCATGCCAGCTGATTTAGAGAATACGATTCAACAGGTCTTGGAGCTCGAAGGCATTGAGTTTGCAGGTGTGGGAATAAATCTGGCTTGTTTTGGAGGAATCAAACCGGATGATGACAAAATGGACTGTTTGTCTTCTATCGTAAGGGATATTGAAGAAAAGTTCGGACTGATACTAGAGTTTGTTTCCGGTGGCAACTCTGCTAATTACAACTGGTTTATGTCAACGAAGGATATCGGAAGAATCAATAATCTGCGGTTGGGTGAATCAATATTTCTGGGCCGTGAGACCCTCAATCGTGAACCCATTCCCGGATTGTTTACGGATGCATTTGTTCTGGTTGCAGAAGTGATTGAATCAAAAATAAAGCCTTCCCTTCCCTCTGGAGAGGTGGGTCAGGATGCTTTTGGTAATATCCCAGAGTTTCGGGATTACGGCCCAATGAATAGAGCTATCCTGGGGATTGGCTTACAGGACGTCCCAGTTTCCGGATTGACTCCCCGATTGGATGTTGATATCCTGGGGGCAAGTAGTGATCATCTCATTATTAATTCAAAAAAATTGGAAATAAAAGTAGGGCACGAATTGGAATTCGATCTGAATTACGGAGCGTTGCTTGCAGCCATGACTTCACCGTACATAATAAAGGAACACGTGGCTTTATGAACACAAGAGAATATTGGGCCTATGTCGAATTGCACGGATAATTATAATCCCCGTTTGTGTACGAACGCGGCTTGTCAATTATCGTTTTCATAGCAGGTTAATGCTTTGGTTGTCTTCGGCGAAGCGTGAATTTCCCGGAGTCAGCAGATGCCAAGCAGTTTGTGGACGGTTTTCATCCTGGTGTTTGGACAAAAACTCCTGGCCGCGCCGGTAAAAGCAAACCGTTATCTGCACATCAGGTTCAATTTGATAACACTTTTCAGTTAGCGACAAGAAGGTCAGTCAATATACTACAAAAAAGACTGCTGTAATAGCAGCCTTTTTAATTTAACTCCACAGGGGCTCTTGCCCATGCGCAGCCGCCAAAATAGGATTTTCTGTAAATAAAAGATCTACTACCCTTTGATTTAAATAATTCTTAACTTGTTTTGGCATAGTTATCTGTTTGCTCCTTTTTATGGTTTGTATTGGGCTATGGGAGTTTACAATTACTTTGCCTTTTTTCAAATTACGCTGGGTGCAAACTTTAATGTACACAATCTCAAAAGATTATTTGCATATTAAAATATCTGTTTGTAAAAATTGTATTAAACCATTTAACAGCTATCTCAGTCTTACATGTAAACAGGGACAGGTGAATGCAGGAAAATGAAATTGTAAAAAAATGTCAGGAAGGAGATGTTCAGGCGTTCCGTGCACTGTTTGACAGGTATGCAGTGCCTCTGTTAAATACAGGAGTTCGCATGCTTCACAATAAGCATGATGCGGAAGATGCTGTTCAGATTACTTTTGTTAAGCTGTACAAAAATATAAAAAGATTTCGGTATGAATCAAAATTTAGTACATATCTATTCAGAATACACATAAGGGTCTGCCTTGATATGGTTAAAAAGAATAAAAGAGCGAGAATGCAGATTTTAGAAGAAAATTCAATCAAAACAGAGCCTGATTATGAGTTAAAGATGCAGATTGACGATGCAATAGAAAAGCTTCCTCCTCAGCAGAAAGCCTGTTTTATTCTTTATGCTGTTGAAGGATTTAAACAGCAGGAGATTGCAGAAGTGATGAATCTTTCAACAGGAAGCGTAAAATCAAATATTTTTCATGCAAGGGTAAAGCTGCGAAAAAAAATTTTGGCAGACGACAACGGGAGTGTCAAATGAAGTGCGGAGAATTTGATAGGTACCTCCTCGGAGAGATAAGCGGGGAAAAATTTGAAGAGCACATGCTTACCTGTCCAGAATGCAGAAGAGAATACGAAGCAGATAAAATTATCCTGGCTTATACAAAATCAAAGAGCAGCACGGAAAATGCATCCTATCTCTGGCCAGGAGTAGAAAATGCAATCTTAAAAGAAACAAAAAGAGAGCAGTATGTAAATATCATACGTAGGGTTGTAAGCATTGCTGCTGTAGTTTTATTGGTTCTCGGGATTTCATGGCAGATTAAGTTCCGATATTCCATTTCAAATTCGGATTTTCTTGCTGAATCAGCATTAAAAAGAGTTGAATCTCTTGAAGCAAAATATGAACAGGCAATTGATGATTTGGAGAAACAGGCTCTGCCCGAAATGCAAAGCATGGATACGGATCTGGCCTTTTTATACAAAGACAAGCTGGAAACTATTGACAAGCAGATAAGGGAGTGTAAAAATGCTATGCGGGAAAATCCGGGAAACGGCAGGATCAGGCGCTATTTGCTTGCAGCATTAAAAGATAAAAAGCAGACTCTTTCAGAAATGATCAAGTACAACAACAATAATATTTAGATAACAGAAAGGAAACATTATGCGGAAATTAATTCTTACCCATACTTTAATAACAGTATTTCTTGTTTCATGTATAAACAAAACCGAAAATTTAAATTGGTTAATTCAGAATGGTGAGTTTTCAAAAGCAAGTAATTTTATTGAACATAAACTTGAGAACAATGATAATCTTTCAAACAATGA
This region of bacterium genomic DNA includes:
- a CDS encoding alanine/ornithine racemase family PLP-dependent enzyme, which translates into the protein MPTPRIEIDLGKIAHNAKTLKDLYGSKGIDITGVTKVVCGNPDIADVLLKSGITMLADSRLSNIIKMRDVGIDAQFLLLRTPFLSQAETVVKYADISLNSEISVIQKLSHFAVKHDATHQIILMVELGDLREGLMPADLENTIQQVLELEGIEFAGVGINLACFGGIKPDDDKMDCLSSIVRDIEEKFGLILEFVSGGNSANYNWFMSTKDIGRINNLRLGESIFLGRETLNREPIPGLFTDAFVLVAEVIESKIKPSLPSGEVGQDAFGNIPEFRDYGPMNRAILGIGLQDVPVSGLTPRLDVDILGASSDHLIINSKKLEIKVGHELEFDLNYGALLAAMTSPYIIKEHVAL
- a CDS encoding RNA polymerase sigma factor; this translates as MQENEIVKKCQEGDVQAFRALFDRYAVPLLNTGVRMLHNKHDAEDAVQITFVKLYKNIKRFRYESKFSTYLFRIHIRVCLDMVKKNKRARMQILEENSIKTEPDYELKMQIDDAIEKLPPQQKACFILYAVEGFKQQEIAEVMNLSTGSVKSNIFHARVKLRKKILADDNGSVK